A genome region from Baekduia alba includes the following:
- a CDS encoding FtsX-like permease family protein, with product MGRVLLVLRLAARDVRRHPAQAVLLVATITAATATLTLGLVLHGVVQTPYKSTRAATAGPDVVARVEPPEPGPSGTPPAGGRHASVNPAALDALTRARGVVAHSGPYTLADTTLTAHGTRAAVQAEGRDVAPATLDQPELTAGRWVHDGGVVVERAFADAFDVHTGDAVKVGGRSFRVAGIAVTAAMSPYPSAGSMVRGHVVHPGLVWLTRADARRLAVAPESVSYIMNLRLADPARAPAFVSAHEPSESESLNAPPGARPSVPPPPPMLQSWTQLSDNAGNLVRNERRALLTGSWLLGLLALASVAVLVGGRMAGQMRRVGLLKAVGATPGLVASVLLAEYVVLALVAAAAGLAIGRLTAPPLADPGAGLVGGAGGIPFGVVDVLVVIAVAVAVAIVATLVPAVRAARVSTVLALGDAARPPRRSARLIALSARLPVPLLLGLRVAGRRPRRSLLCAAGATITVAGIVAVLCAHAQLDAQRTTSALADPRTDRLSDVLALIAVMLVAQASVNAVFITWATVLDARRTSALARALGATPGQVAAGLSAAQVLPALAGAIVGIPAGLGLFAAVSPDAAPAPSAWWLLATVAGTVVVVTALTAIPARASARRPVAAVLRSELG from the coding sequence ATGGGCCGCGTCCTGCTCGTCCTGCGCCTCGCGGCGCGCGACGTGCGCCGGCATCCGGCGCAGGCCGTACTCCTGGTGGCGACGATCACCGCTGCCACCGCCACGCTGACGCTCGGCCTCGTCCTGCACGGCGTGGTCCAGACGCCGTACAAGAGCACCCGCGCCGCGACCGCCGGGCCCGACGTGGTCGCGCGGGTCGAGCCGCCGGAGCCCGGGCCGAGCGGCACGCCACCGGCCGGCGGCCGCCACGCGTCGGTGAACCCCGCCGCGCTCGACGCGCTGACACGGGCGCGCGGCGTCGTCGCGCACAGCGGTCCCTACACGCTGGCCGACACCACCCTGACCGCGCACGGCACCCGCGCGGCGGTCCAGGCCGAGGGACGCGACGTCGCCCCGGCCACGCTCGACCAGCCCGAGCTCACCGCCGGCCGCTGGGTCCACGACGGCGGCGTGGTGGTCGAGCGCGCGTTCGCCGACGCCTTCGACGTCCACACGGGCGACGCGGTCAAGGTCGGCGGCCGGTCGTTCCGCGTCGCCGGGATCGCGGTCACCGCCGCGATGTCGCCCTACCCGTCAGCCGGCTCGATGGTCCGCGGGCACGTCGTGCATCCGGGCCTGGTCTGGCTCACCCGCGCCGACGCCCGCCGGCTCGCGGTGGCTCCGGAGAGCGTGTCCTACATCATGAACCTGCGGCTCGCCGATCCGGCGCGCGCCCCGGCGTTCGTCAGCGCGCACGAGCCCAGCGAGAGCGAGAGCCTGAACGCGCCGCCGGGTGCGCGTCCGTCCGTCCCGCCACCGCCGCCGATGCTGCAGTCCTGGACGCAGCTGAGCGACAACGCCGGCAACCTCGTGCGCAACGAGCGGCGCGCGCTGCTGACCGGAAGCTGGCTGCTGGGCCTGCTGGCGCTGGCCAGCGTCGCCGTGCTCGTCGGCGGGCGGATGGCCGGCCAGATGCGGCGCGTCGGCCTGCTGAAGGCCGTCGGCGCCACGCCGGGCCTGGTCGCGTCGGTGCTGCTCGCCGAGTACGTGGTGCTGGCGCTGGTCGCCGCCGCGGCGGGGCTGGCGATCGGTCGCCTCACCGCCCCTCCGCTCGCCGATCCCGGCGCCGGCCTGGTCGGCGGCGCCGGCGGGATCCCGTTCGGCGTTGTCGATGTCCTTGTCGTGATCGCGGTGGCGGTGGCCGTCGCGATCGTCGCGACGCTCGTGCCCGCGGTCCGCGCCGCACGGGTCAGCACGGTGCTCGCGCTGGGCGACGCGGCCCGTCCGCCGCGGCGCAGCGCCCGGTTGATCGCGCTGTCGGCACGGCTGCCGGTGCCGTTGCTGCTCGGCCTGCGCGTGGCCGGGCGCCGCCCGCGCCGCTCGCTGCTGTGCGCGGCCGGCGCGACGATCACCGTGGCCGGGATCGTCGCCGTGCTCTGTGCCCACGCGCAGCTCGACGCGCAGCGGACGACGTCCGCCCTGGCCGATCCCCGCACCGACCGGCTGAGCGACGTGCTGGCGCTGATCGCGGTGATGCTCGTCGCGCAGGCGTCCGTCAACGCGGTCTTCATCACCTGGGCGACGGTGCTCGACGCTCGCCGCACGTCCGCCCTCGCTCGCGCGCTCGGCGCGACGCCGGGCCAGGTCGCCGCCGGCCTCTCGGCCGCGCAGGTCCTCCCCGCGCTGGCCGGCGCGATCGTCGGGATCCCCGCGGGCCTCGGGCTCTTCGCGGCGGTGAGCCCGGACGCCGCGCCGGCGCCTTCGGCGTGGTGGCTGCTGGCGACCGTCGCGGGCACCGTCGTCGTGGTCACGGCGCTCACCGCGATCCCGGCGCGCGCCAGCGCCCGGCGGCCGGTCGCGGCGGTGCTGCGGTCGGAGTTGGGGTAG
- a CDS encoding HEPN domain-containing protein, which produces MHTTDPVGFLGRDFVGYVADLAVGEIDDAIADHTHPRHDDVCVAINVCQTFLADAALGVHSGVARMCAEDGEHSVGNALRRQAGHEVPEIVDADPLLSTIFAIARDVYPALLLPPLRDPFASAALVTPAHRIVMSAVMEHPAASRFAEAVRDDPLFEMLGDGTAPPFFMFAAGTGAAVDLDALPAAVIGAAAARSRLLDAQFSLGGLVAQLRAVLADLRAIGRGERIRVPVATSVQGIEVQPAVKFDLPWGVLRSMDQSTLNAIGDAFPAQGAAFVTTIECDVAVGDASAPEGPPTPRQSAMRAFNTTLDERVEKLALTLLLANHNPRVAGVVTRVVAITPLFGVGWGAVGRATEPGPAQQRALTTQSAAALTEAAALVDLRYAPTLAIPTRRLTSALSVRHDLEDSLVDAVVAWESLFAGTDAGELTFRIAAAMAWLLGATVEDRLRLHREISSLYGVRSQILHRGRAGRDLTAERDRAVELGVQAITALLRDHPDLVADENRGKKLIMRGEMPDASN; this is translated from the coding sequence ATGCACACGACGGATCCAGTCGGCTTCCTGGGTCGGGACTTCGTCGGCTACGTGGCCGACCTGGCTGTCGGTGAGATCGACGACGCAATCGCCGACCACACCCACCCTCGTCACGATGACGTCTGTGTCGCGATCAACGTCTGTCAGACGTTCCTAGCCGACGCAGCTCTTGGTGTTCACAGTGGAGTCGCGCGGATGTGCGCCGAGGACGGCGAGCACTCAGTCGGCAACGCTCTCCGCCGCCAGGCGGGGCACGAAGTGCCCGAGATTGTGGACGCCGACCCGCTGCTGTCAACGATTTTCGCAATCGCGCGTGACGTCTACCCGGCACTGCTTCTCCCGCCGTTGCGCGACCCGTTTGCGTCCGCTGCGCTCGTAACTCCAGCGCATCGGATAGTCATGTCGGCGGTAATGGAGCACCCAGCCGCATCCCGGTTCGCGGAGGCCGTAAGGGACGACCCACTGTTTGAAATGCTCGGCGATGGCACGGCGCCGCCGTTCTTTATGTTCGCGGCAGGAACGGGCGCTGCCGTAGACCTTGACGCTCTGCCGGCGGCGGTCATTGGCGCGGCGGCTGCTCGGTCGCGGCTTCTCGATGCCCAGTTCTCGCTAGGCGGACTTGTCGCGCAGTTGCGCGCTGTGCTCGCCGATCTTCGGGCAATCGGTCGTGGTGAGCGGATTCGAGTCCCTGTCGCCACAAGCGTTCAGGGCATCGAAGTGCAGCCGGCTGTTAAGTTCGATCTGCCGTGGGGCGTGCTCCGATCGATGGACCAGAGCACTCTCAATGCAATTGGAGACGCGTTTCCGGCGCAGGGGGCCGCATTCGTGACGACGATCGAATGCGATGTCGCAGTCGGCGACGCCTCGGCCCCCGAAGGCCCTCCCACGCCGCGGCAGTCGGCAATGCGCGCGTTCAACACGACGCTCGATGAGCGGGTCGAGAAGCTCGCGCTAACGCTTCTGCTCGCGAACCATAATCCGCGTGTCGCAGGTGTGGTGACGCGTGTGGTTGCGATCACGCCGCTGTTTGGAGTCGGCTGGGGAGCGGTCGGCAGAGCCACCGAGCCCGGGCCGGCCCAGCAGCGAGCCCTAACCACCCAATCAGCGGCTGCTCTGACCGAGGCGGCGGCGCTCGTGGATCTGAGATACGCACCAACGCTGGCGATCCCAACGCGCCGGTTGACGTCGGCGCTCTCCGTACGCCATGACTTGGAGGACAGTCTTGTGGATGCTGTCGTCGCTTGGGAGAGCCTTTTTGCCGGCACTGACGCAGGCGAGCTTACGTTCCGTATTGCGGCGGCCATGGCATGGCTTCTTGGCGCGACGGTCGAAGACCGTCTTCGGCTTCATCGAGAAATCTCATCGCTGTACGGCGTGCGTAGTCAGATCTTGCATCGCGGCCGCGCCGGGCGGGATTTGACCGCCGAACGGGATCGCGCCGTAGAACTCGGCGTTCAGGCGATCACGGCGCTATTGCGCGACCACCCCGATCTCGTAGCCGACGAGAATCGAGGCAAGAAGCTGATCATGCGTGGCGAGATGCCGGATGCGTCGAACTAG
- a CDS encoding exonuclease domain-containing protein, translating to MSGERMEPWVAVDFETASSDRASACAVAAVAVADGAVVDERRWLIRPPGNKYDAFNTFIHGIDGSITRDASEFSTVWSEVLDFAGGRTLVAHNAGFDMGVVRAEHVRTGATPAEINYVCSLVMARRQWTGLPSYSLPWVCDHVDVVLADHHDPLADARACAEVMLKLLATLGTTTLSEAAERLTVFVGSYGPHDVRCTIKDHKSRLGRLPENPDADPDHPLYGMHLVFTGTLQQWRREDAARLAVQCGAICANSVTRSTDYLVCGISDPRVLRGHTMSTKLRKATAQGVELLTELEFTQLL from the coding sequence ATGAGCGGAGAACGGATGGAACCTTGGGTCGCGGTCGACTTCGAGACCGCTTCGAGCGACCGTGCCAGCGCGTGCGCCGTCGCCGCAGTTGCCGTCGCGGACGGAGCCGTGGTCGACGAGCGTCGGTGGCTCATCCGGCCACCGGGCAACAAGTACGACGCATTCAACACGTTCATCCACGGCATCGACGGCTCAATCACGCGAGATGCATCCGAGTTCTCGACGGTGTGGAGCGAGGTCCTGGACTTCGCCGGCGGTCGGACACTGGTCGCCCACAACGCTGGCTTCGACATGGGTGTCGTCCGCGCGGAGCACGTTCGCACCGGTGCCACGCCCGCGGAGATTAACTATGTCTGCTCGCTCGTTATGGCCCGACGCCAGTGGACGGGGCTCCCCAGCTACAGCCTCCCCTGGGTCTGCGACCACGTCGACGTCGTTTTGGCCGATCACCATGATCCGCTCGCGGACGCTCGCGCCTGCGCGGAGGTGATGCTGAAGCTGCTCGCGACACTCGGCACGACGACCCTCTCCGAGGCCGCCGAGCGCCTCACGGTCTTCGTTGGGTCATACGGTCCGCACGACGTCCGATGCACGATCAAGGACCACAAATCTCGGCTGGGCAGGCTGCCCGAAAACCCCGACGCGGATCCCGATCATCCGCTCTACGGCATGCACTTGGTTTTCACTGGAACCCTCCAGCAATGGCGTCGCGAGGACGCCGCCCGCCTTGCGGTCCAGTGCGGCGCCATCTGCGCCAACTCCGTGACGCGCTCGACCGACTATCTCGTCTGTGGCATCAGTGACCCACGCGTCCTTCGAGGCCACACGATGAGCACCAAGCTGCGGAAGGCGACGGCTCAAGGCGTCGAACTCCTTACCGAGCTGGAGTTCACGCAGCTGCTCTGA
- a CDS encoding RNA-directed DNA polymerase: MSTKNEVRSVAFRNPFELEILDASVEQWLPELEARLTSDAYTPDTATLIELPKARGLVRPIALMSLRDRVVYNACVHACFDAIFAELAWAQGTKDFAYRLSRPAKAPPWFKNAFKGWDSFRRASLANLSERGSVAITDVAAFYENISIKLLLSDLRALGSPEHPLRVLSACLNRWCQVEGRGLPQDSYASHVLAKLYLQPLDRMLQHHHLLHARYSDDMRIFCHTEEEAQRALVETARTLRRRGLSLQGAKTRVISGEDARHLIEGRTPTIARIRRQWRQAVLDSMQAGENSPYLTSGEIDQLIRDDPGRIPLAVIRDAFDAFVAEREQSGFDKSIFHFLLNRLAAAKDKHALPHLAPLLADFPQETPFILRYVRRAESESEFEPSLLGFLRTAQGGVYDAQRLLVFAWWADGDAHPSDEAISLARDVALDEAARPMMRAAARAVLARRAELSDLERLLDEYERSRDELEKAQIICCLGRLERSRLRAFTGRVHGDGALPRYAAAWLATR, from the coding sequence GTGTCGACTAAGAACGAGGTTCGCTCCGTAGCCTTCCGCAACCCCTTCGAACTCGAGATCTTGGATGCGAGTGTCGAGCAATGGCTGCCAGAACTCGAGGCGCGACTGACGTCTGACGCCTACACGCCGGACACCGCCACGCTGATCGAGTTACCGAAGGCGCGAGGCCTCGTTCGACCGATCGCGCTGATGTCGTTGCGCGATCGCGTGGTCTACAACGCCTGCGTTCATGCCTGCTTCGACGCGATCTTCGCGGAACTCGCATGGGCTCAGGGGACCAAGGACTTCGCCTATCGCCTAAGTCGTCCCGCTAAAGCTCCTCCGTGGTTCAAGAACGCGTTCAAAGGCTGGGACTCATTTCGGCGCGCCAGCCTCGCGAATCTCAGCGAGCGCGGCTCGGTCGCGATCACGGACGTGGCCGCGTTCTACGAAAACATCTCAATCAAGCTCCTTCTCTCCGATCTCCGAGCACTCGGCAGTCCCGAGCATCCGTTGCGCGTCCTGTCCGCCTGTCTCAATCGCTGGTGCCAGGTAGAAGGGCGTGGCCTTCCGCAGGACTCCTACGCCTCTCACGTCCTGGCGAAGCTCTACCTGCAGCCGCTGGACCGGATGCTGCAGCACCATCACCTGCTGCATGCCCGGTACTCAGACGACATGCGGATCTTCTGTCACACAGAAGAAGAGGCGCAGCGCGCGCTGGTCGAGACAGCACGGACCCTCCGCCGGAGAGGCCTGAGTCTGCAGGGTGCTAAGACACGAGTCATCTCGGGTGAAGATGCACGTCATTTGATTGAAGGGCGAACGCCGACGATTGCACGCATACGCCGGCAGTGGCGGCAGGCAGTCCTCGACTCCATGCAGGCCGGTGAAAACTCGCCGTACCTAACAAGTGGAGAGATTGATCAGTTGATCCGCGATGACCCGGGCCGGATTCCGCTAGCCGTCATTCGCGACGCCTTCGACGCTTTCGTGGCCGAGCGCGAGCAGTCAGGCTTTGACAAGTCGATCTTCCATTTCCTTCTCAACCGTCTCGCCGCGGCGAAGGACAAGCATGCTTTGCCGCACCTGGCGCCCTTGCTCGCCGACTTCCCGCAGGAGACGCCGTTCATCCTGCGTTACGTGCGTCGGGCGGAGAGCGAGTCTGAGTTTGAGCCCTCGCTTCTCGGGTTTCTGCGGACGGCTCAGGGGGGCGTGTACGACGCGCAGCGGCTACTCGTCTTCGCTTGGTGGGCTGATGGCGATGCGCACCCGTCGGACGAGGCGATTTCTCTCGCGCGCGATGTTGCGCTCGACGAGGCGGCACGACCGATGATGAGAGCAGCGGCCCGCGCCGTGCTCGCGCGGCGCGCGGAGTTGTCGGATCTCGAGCGGTTGCTTGACGAGTACGAACGTTCTCGCGACGAGCTCGAGAAGGCGCAAATCATCTGCTGTCTAGGCCGTCTAGAACGGTCACGGCTCCGAGCATTCACCGGCCGCGTCCACGGTGACGGTGCGCTGCCTCGCTACGCCGCGGCGTGGCTCGCGACGAGGTAG